One segment of Tamlana crocina DNA contains the following:
- a CDS encoding arginine deiminase-related protein — MSQTTNAILMVRPLNFRMNEQTAVNNYYQESANLLPAAITAKAQQEFDAFVEKLTEVGVNVVVVSDNEDTDTPDAVFPNNWVSFHENGDVGLYPMFAENRRLERREDILETLEEQGFSIENIIDYTSAEEEDIFLEGTGSVVLDRENRKAYCALSPRADEDLFIEFCEDFEYFPVVFTANQTVDDQRKPIYHTNVMMCVGETFAVICLSCIDDKKERKNVIKHLKESGKDIIDITEEQLKHFAGNMLQVKGENDKRYLVMSEAAYNTLTENQIAALKKHTEILYSSLETIETCGGGSARCMMAEVFLPKK; from the coding sequence ATGTCACAAACAACCAATGCCATTTTAATGGTTCGCCCTTTAAATTTCAGGATGAACGAACAAACTGCGGTAAACAATTATTATCAGGAATCAGCAAACTTGTTGCCTGCGGCCATAACGGCCAAGGCGCAACAGGAATTTGATGCCTTTGTCGAAAAGCTAACGGAAGTGGGAGTGAACGTTGTTGTGGTGAGTGATAACGAAGACACCGATACGCCCGATGCTGTTTTTCCGAATAATTGGGTGTCTTTCCACGAAAATGGTGATGTGGGATTGTATCCTATGTTTGCAGAAAATCGTCGTTTGGAACGTCGAGAGGATATTTTAGAAACTCTGGAAGAGCAGGGGTTTTCAATTGAAAATATTATTGATTACACCAGTGCGGAAGAAGAAGATATTTTTTTGGAAGGCACGGGCAGTGTAGTGTTAGATCGTGAAAACCGTAAGGCTTATTGTGCGTTATCGCCACGTGCCGATGAGGATTTGTTTATCGAGTTTTGCGAAGATTTTGAATATTTTCCCGTGGTATTTACTGCCAATCAAACGGTTGATGATCAACGAAAACCCATTTACCATACCAACGTAATGATGTGCGTGGGCGAAACCTTTGCCGTGATTTGCCTAAGTTGCATTGACGATAAAAAGGAACGCAAAAATGTCATTAAACATTTAAAGGAAAGTGGCAAAGACATCATTGATATTACTGAAGAACAATTAAAACATTTCGCGGGAAACATGCTTCAAGTAAAAGGGGAGAACGACAAGCGCTATTTGGTGATGAGTGAAGCCGCATACAATACTCTTACCGAAAATCAAATAGCAGCGTTAAAAAAGCATACCGAAATCCTTTACAGTTCATTGGAAACTATAGAAACTTGTGGTGGCGGTTCGGCGAGATGCATGATGGCTGAGGTGTTTTTGCCTAAAAAATAA
- a CDS encoding arginine deiminase family protein: MIKLNVKNETSRLRSVVLGTAESNGPTPKVEECYDPKSIEHVLAGTYPIEADMVREMDAVAEVFKKYDVQVFRPEVIKDCNQIFTRDIAFVVEDKIIRANILPNREKEIEAIRYVWNQVPRENRIILPEECHVEGGDVIPWNDYIFIGTYSGEDYPDIITARTNLDAVIAIQELFPDKIVKSFELRKSNTNAKENALHLDCCFQPLGKGKAILHKNGFLIEREYDWLVNFFGKDNVFEITKDEMYQMCSNVFSISEDVIISEQNFTRLNNWLRQNGFTVEEVPYAEIGKQEGLLRCSTMPLVRD, encoded by the coding sequence ATGATAAAGCTCAATGTAAAAAACGAAACGTCGCGTTTGCGCTCTGTTGTTTTAGGAACGGCAGAAAGCAACGGTCCTACACCAAAAGTAGAGGAATGTTATGACCCCAAAAGCATTGAGCACGTATTGGCAGGAACTTACCCAATTGAAGCCGATATGGTACGCGAAATGGATGCCGTTGCCGAAGTTTTTAAAAAATACGATGTACAGGTGTTTCGACCGGAGGTGATTAAAGACTGCAACCAAATTTTTACACGCGATATTGCCTTTGTGGTTGAAGATAAAATCATCCGTGCCAATATTTTACCCAACCGGGAAAAGGAAATTGAAGCCATACGCTATGTGTGGAATCAAGTGCCACGCGAAAACCGTATCATTTTACCTGAGGAGTGCCATGTGGAAGGTGGCGATGTTATTCCGTGGAACGACTATATTTTTATTGGGACTTATTCGGGCGAAGATTATCCCGATATTATTACCGCGCGAACTAATTTAGATGCCGTAATAGCCATTCAGGAATTGTTTCCCGATAAAATCGTAAAATCGTTTGAACTTCGAAAATCGAATACCAATGCCAAAGAAAATGCGCTGCACCTCGATTGCTGTTTTCAGCCCTTGGGAAAAGGCAAGGCCATCCTGCATAAAAACGGATTTTTAATAGAAAGAGAATATGATTGGCTGGTTAATTTCTTCGGAAAGGACAATGTTTTTGAAATAACAAAAGATGAAATGTACCAAATGTGCAGCAATGTGTTTTCCATTTCGGAAGATGTAATTATCTCCGAACAAAACTTCACAAGATTAAACAACTGGCTGCGCCAAAACGGTTTTACCGTTGAAGAAGTGCCTTATGCCGAAATTGGTAAACAGGAAGGGCTGCTGCGTTGTAGCACCATGCCTTTGGTTAGGGATTGA
- a CDS encoding citrate synthase, translated as MANTASIEIDGKKYDFPLVKGTENEVAIDITKLRGSTGGVITLDPGYKNTGSCESAITFLDGEKGVLRYRGYSIEELAEKADFLEVAYLLIFGELPTKEQNDKFHDDIKAEAVVDEDVKKIVEAFPKSAHPMGVISSLTSALTAFNPSSVNVESEEDMYKSVVRLLGKFPVLVAWTFRKKVGRPLNYGDDTIGYVENILKMMFKKPNGEYEQNKVLINALDKLLILHADHEQNCSTSTVRIAGSSHVGLFASISAGISALWGPLHGGANQAVLEMLEAIKTDGGDTKKYMAKAKDKQDPFRLMGFGHRVYKNFDPRARIIKKAADEVLGDLGVNDPVLDIAKGLEKEALEDQYFVDRKLYPNVDFYSGIIYRAMGIPTDMFTVMFALGRLPGWIAQWREMRLRKEPIGRPRQIYIGATERKFVPIEER; from the coding sequence ATGGCAAACACAGCTAGTATAGAAATAGACGGGAAAAAGTATGATTTTCCTTTAGTAAAAGGTACAGAAAATGAAGTAGCAATTGATATCACAAAACTAAGAGGTTCAACTGGTGGAGTAATTACACTAGACCCCGGATATAAAAACACCGGATCTTGTGAAAGTGCCATAACGTTTTTGGATGGAGAAAAAGGAGTTTTACGTTACCGAGGCTATTCTATAGAAGAGTTAGCTGAAAAAGCAGATTTCTTGGAAGTGGCTTATCTTTTAATTTTTGGAGAGCTTCCAACAAAAGAACAAAATGATAAATTCCATGACGATATAAAAGCAGAAGCGGTAGTTGACGAAGATGTTAAGAAAATTGTTGAGGCTTTTCCAAAGTCTGCACACCCCATGGGAGTTATTTCTTCTTTAACCAGTGCTTTAACGGCCTTTAACCCTTCTTCGGTTAACGTTGAGTCTGAAGAAGATATGTATAAGTCGGTAGTAAGGTTATTGGGTAAATTTCCAGTTTTGGTAGCATGGACTTTCAGAAAAAAAGTGGGCAGACCATTAAACTACGGAGACGATACTATAGGCTATGTTGAGAACATCTTAAAAATGATGTTTAAAAAGCCAAATGGCGAGTACGAACAAAATAAGGTTTTAATCAACGCTTTAGATAAACTTTTAATCCTTCATGCCGATCACGAGCAAAACTGTTCAACATCAACGGTAAGAATCGCTGGTTCATCTCATGTTGGTTTGTTCGCTTCGATTTCAGCTGGTATTTCAGCGCTTTGGGGGCCACTTCACGGTGGGGCCAACCAAGCCGTATTGGAAATGCTTGAAGCTATTAAAACCGATGGTGGCGACACTAAAAAATACATGGCTAAAGCTAAAGATAAACAAGATCCTTTCCGTTTAATGGGCTTTGGTCACCGCGTTTATAAAAACTTCGATCCTCGTGCAAGAATCATTAAAAAGGCAGCCGATGAAGTTTTAGGCGATTTAGGTGTTAACGATCCTGTTTTAGATATTGCAAAAGGTCTTGAAAAAGAAGCCTTGGAGGATCAATATTTTGTAGATAGAAAATTATATCCGAATGTTGATTTTTATTCTGGTATCATTTACAGAGCTATGGGTATCCCAACCGATATGTTCACCGTAATGTTTGCATTGGGGCGTTTGCCAGGTTGGATCGCACAATGGAGAGAAATGCGTTTGCGTAAAGAACCTATTGGAAGACCAAGACAAATTTACATAGGTGCTACCGAAAGAAAGTTTGTACCTATTGAAGAAAGATAG
- the eno gene encoding phosphopyruvate hydratase, with protein sequence MSIIINVHARQILDSRGNPTVEVDVVTENNILGRAAVPSGASTGEHEAVELRDGGNTYMGKGVLKAVENVNTIIAEELIGISVFEQNLIDKVMIDLDGTPNKSKLGANAILGVSLAVAKAAANELNMPLYRYVGGVSANTLPVPMMNIINGGSHSDAPIAFQEFMIMPVKAKDFTHAMQMGTEIFHNLKKVLHDRGLSTAVGDEGGFAPNLAGGTEDALDSIKVAVEKAGYSFGDEIMIALDCASAEFYKDGKYDYTLFEGDKGQVRSSAEQAEYLAELTSKYPIISIEDGMDENDWEGWKLLTEKIGDKVQLVGDDLFVTNVERLSRGIENGIANSILIKVNQIGSLTETIAAVNMAKNAGYTSVMSHRSGETEDNTIADLAVALNCGQIKTGSASRSDRMAKYNQLLRIEEELGDVAYFPQEKAFKVK encoded by the coding sequence ATGAGTATAATCATTAACGTTCACGCTAGACAAATTCTAGACTCAAGAGGAAATCCTACAGTTGAAGTAGATGTAGTAACAGAAAATAATATTTTAGGTAGAGCTGCCGTACCATCAGGAGCATCAACCGGAGAGCACGAAGCTGTAGAATTACGCGATGGTGGAAACACTTACATGGGTAAAGGGGTGTTAAAAGCCGTTGAAAACGTAAATACCATAATTGCAGAAGAATTGATTGGCATTTCGGTTTTCGAACAAAACTTAATCGATAAAGTAATGATTGATTTGGATGGTACGCCAAACAAATCAAAATTAGGTGCTAACGCTATTTTGGGTGTGTCTTTGGCCGTAGCTAAAGCAGCAGCAAACGAATTGAACATGCCATTGTACAGATACGTAGGTGGTGTTTCTGCCAACACGCTTCCTGTACCAATGATGAACATCATCAACGGTGGTTCGCACAGTGATGCGCCAATCGCATTCCAAGAGTTTATGATTATGCCCGTAAAGGCTAAAGATTTCACTCATGCCATGCAAATGGGAACCGAAATTTTCCACAACCTTAAAAAAGTTTTGCACGACAGAGGTTTAAGTACTGCTGTAGGTGACGAAGGTGGGTTTGCTCCAAACTTAGCTGGTGGAACTGAGGATGCTTTAGATTCGATTAAAGTAGCGGTTGAAAAAGCCGGTTACTCTTTCGGCGATGAAATAATGATCGCTTTAGATTGTGCTTCTGCTGAATTCTACAAAGACGGAAAATACGATTACACCTTGTTTGAAGGCGATAAAGGTCAAGTAAGATCTTCTGCCGAGCAAGCAGAGTACTTAGCGGAACTGACTTCAAAATACCCAATCATCTCTATTGAAGATGGAATGGACGAAAACGACTGGGAAGGCTGGAAATTATTAACCGAAAAAATCGGTGATAAAGTACAGTTGGTAGGTGACGATTTATTTGTAACCAACGTAGAGCGTTTATCAAGAGGTATTGAAAACGGTATTGCCAACTCTATCCTTATCAAAGTAAACCAAATCGGTTCTTTAACAGAAACGATTGCGGCGGTAAATATGGCTAAAAATGCAGGTTATACTTCAGTAATGTCTCACCGTTCTGGTGAAACAGAAGATAACACCATTGCCGATTTAGCGGTGGCACTTAACTGTGGTCAAATAAAAACAGGTTCGGCTTCGCGTAGCGACCGTATGGCCAAATACAACCAATTACTTAGAATTGAGGAAGAATTGGGCGATGTGGCTTATTTTCCACAAGAAAAAGCCTTTAAGGTTAAGTAA
- the carA gene encoding glutamine-hydrolyzing carbamoyl-phosphate synthase small subunit has translation MKYQKRQKAIVLLADGTIFYGKAVGNKQGTSFGEVCFNTGMTGYQEIFTDPSYYGQLMVATNAHIGNYGTNEDEVESDSVKIAGLIVKNFSYDYSRVSADDSLENFLEKNNLLAISDVDTRALVSYIREHGAMNAVISTDVDNIEGLKKQLAEVPNMEGLELASKVSTKEPYYYGDENATYRVAALDIGIKKNILRNIAKRDAYIKVFPYNSKFEDLEAFNPDGYFLSNGPGDPEPLVEAQGIAKEIIKRDLPLFGICLGHQVIALANGATTYKMYNGHRGINHPVKNLKTGKGEITSQNHGFAVNRESVENNPDLEVTHVHLNDDTVAGLAMKSKNVFSVQYHPEASPGPHDSSYLFDQFIENIKKQKVSAS, from the coding sequence ATGAAATATCAAAAAAGACAAAAAGCCATCGTACTTCTAGCTGATGGTACTATTTTTTACGGTAAAGCAGTTGGCAACAAGCAAGGAACATCGTTTGGTGAGGTGTGTTTCAACACCGGAATGACAGGTTACCAAGAAATTTTTACTGATCCATCTTATTACGGACAGTTAATGGTGGCGACCAATGCCCATATTGGGAACTACGGAACCAATGAAGATGAAGTAGAATCTGATTCTGTTAAGATTGCGGGATTGATCGTTAAGAACTTTAGTTACGATTATTCAAGAGTTTCAGCTGATGATTCGTTGGAAAACTTCCTTGAAAAGAATAACCTATTGGCCATTTCAGATGTAGATACTAGAGCTTTGGTAAGCTATATCAGGGAACACGGAGCCATGAATGCTGTGATCTCTACAGACGTGGATAACATTGAAGGTTTGAAAAAACAATTGGCTGAAGTGCCAAACATGGAAGGTTTGGAGTTGGCTTCAAAAGTGTCAACCAAAGAGCCATACTATTATGGCGATGAGAATGCCACTTACAGAGTAGCAGCTTTAGATATTGGTATAAAAAAGAACATCCTTAGAAACATTGCCAAACGTGATGCCTACATCAAGGTGTTTCCGTACAATTCAAAGTTTGAAGATTTAGAAGCCTTCAATCCAGACGGATATTTTCTATCTAACGGACCTGGTGACCCAGAGCCATTAGTAGAAGCCCAGGGAATAGCTAAGGAGATTATTAAAAGGGATTTACCACTATTCGGAATCTGTTTGGGTCACCAAGTTATTGCATTGGCAAACGGTGCTACTACTTATAAAATGTACAATGGTCACCGCGGAATCAACCATCCGGTTAAAAACCTAAAAACAGGAAAAGGTGAAATCACCTCACAAAACCACGGGTTTGCCGTAAATCGCGAATCGGTTGAAAACAACCCAGATTTGGAAGTAACCCACGTCCACCTAAATGACGATACCGTAGCCGGATTAGCCATGAAAAGCAAGAATGTATTTTCGGTACAGTACCACCCAGAAGCTAGCCCAGGGCCGCACGATTCGTCTTATCTTTTCGATCAATTTATTGAAAACATCAAAAAGCAAAAGGTAAGCGCCAGCTAA
- the rplQ gene encoding 50S ribosomal protein L17 translates to MRHGKKFNHLGRKTAHRKSMLANMACSLIEHKRINTTVAKAKALKQFVEPMITKSKADTTHNRRLVMAKLRQKDAVTELFREVATKVADRPGGYTRIIKLGNRLGDNADMAMIELVDYNEIYNADKAKKKTTRRSRRGGSKPAAAPVETKASNEEE, encoded by the coding sequence ATGAGACACGGAAAAAAATTCAACCACTTAGGTAGAAAAACGGCTCACAGAAAATCAATGTTGGCCAACATGGCTTGTTCTTTAATCGAGCACAAGCGTATCAACACAACAGTTGCAAAAGCTAAAGCCTTAAAGCAATTTGTTGAGCCTATGATTACAAAGTCTAAAGCCGATACCACACACAACAGACGTTTGGTAATGGCTAAACTTAGACAAAAAGATGCTGTAACCGAATTGTTCAGAGAGGTTGCTACAAAGGTGGCAGACAGACCAGGTGGTTATACCAGAATTATCAAGTTAGGAAACCGATTAGGGGATAACGCCGATATGGCTATGATCGAGCTTGTAGATTACAACGAAATTTACAATGCAGACAAGGCTAAGAAAAAGACAACAAGAAGAAGTAGAAGAGGTGGTTCTAAACCAGCAGCTGCTCCTGTTGAAACTAAGGCATCTAACGAAGAAGAATAA
- a CDS encoding DNA-directed RNA polymerase subunit alpha: MAVFNFQKPDKVIMIDSTDFEGKFEFRPLEPGYGLTVGNALRRVLLSSLEGFAITSVRIEGVDHEFSAIAGVVEDVTEIILNLKQIRFKRQIEDIDNESISISISGQERITAGDFQKFISGFQVLNTELVVCNLDPKVNINMEITIEKGRGYVPAEENKKASAPIGTIFTDSIYTPIKNVKYSIENYRVEQKTDYEKLVFEIITDGSITPQDALTEAAKTLIHHFMLFSDERITLEADEIAQTETYDEESLHMRQLLKTKLIDMDLSVRALNCLKAAEVDTLGDLVSFNKNDLMKFRNFGKKSLTELEELVNVKGLNFGMDLSKYKLDKD; this comes from the coding sequence ATGGCAGTATTTAATTTTCAAAAGCCGGATAAAGTAATCATGATTGATTCTACTGATTTCGAAGGTAAATTCGAATTCAGACCATTAGAACCAGGTTACGGTTTAACAGTGGGTAATGCTTTGCGTCGCGTTCTTTTATCTTCATTAGAAGGATTCGCCATTACATCGGTTAGAATAGAAGGCGTTGATCATGAATTTTCAGCAATCGCTGGAGTAGTAGAAGATGTAACAGAAATCATCTTAAACCTGAAGCAAATCCGCTTTAAGAGACAAATTGAAGATATCGATAACGAATCGATTTCCATTTCAATTTCAGGTCAAGAGCGCATCACTGCTGGAGATTTCCAAAAGTTCATCTCAGGATTCCAAGTGTTGAATACCGAATTGGTAGTGTGCAACCTAGATCCTAAGGTAAACATAAACATGGAAATCACTATCGAAAAAGGTAGAGGATATGTGCCTGCTGAAGAAAACAAAAAAGCTTCTGCACCGATAGGTACTATCTTTACAGATTCTATTTACACGCCAATAAAAAATGTTAAGTATAGCATTGAGAACTACCGTGTTGAGCAAAAGACTGATTACGAAAAATTAGTTTTCGAAATCATTACCGATGGTTCAATTACGCCTCAAGATGCTTTAACCGAAGCGGCAAAAACGTTGATTCACCACTTTATGTTATTCTCTGATGAGCGTATCACTTTAGAGGCTGATGAAATTGCACAAACAGAGACATATGATGAAGAATCACTTCACATGCGTCAATTGCTTAAAACGAAATTGATTGATATGGATCTTTCGGTTCGTGCGCTTAACTGTTTAAAAGCTGCAGAGGTAGATACTTTAGGTGACTTGGTATCATTCAACAAAAACGACTTGATGAAATTCAGAAACTTTGGTAAAAAATCGTTGACCGAGCTTGAAGAGCTTGTAAACGTTAAAGGCCTTAACTTCGGAATGGATTTAAGCAAATATAAATTAGATAAAGATTAA
- the rpsD gene encoding 30S ribosomal protein S4, which produces MARYTGPKTKIARKFGEAIFGDDKSFEKRNYPPGQHGNNRRRGKKSEYAIQLQEKQKAKYTYGILERQFRGLFKKARAAQGITGEVLLQLCESRLDNVVFRMGIAPTRSAARQLVSHRHITVNGELVNIPSYQLKAGDVVAVREKSKSLEAIERSLSNSSNVFEWITWNNDTKQGTYVSVPQRIQIPENINEQFIVELYSK; this is translated from the coding sequence ATGGCAAGATATACTGGTCCTAAAACTAAAATAGCTCGTAAGTTTGGCGAAGCTATCTTCGGAGACGACAAGTCGTTCGAAAAAAGAAATTACCCTCCAGGGCAACACGGAAACAACCGTCGTCGTGGTAAAAAATCTGAATACGCAATCCAATTACAGGAAAAGCAAAAAGCAAAATATACTTACGGTATATTAGAGCGTCAGTTTAGAGGTTTGTTTAAAAAGGCAAGAGCTGCGCAAGGTATTACCGGTGAGGTGCTTTTACAACTTTGCGAGTCTCGTTTAGATAACGTAGTATTCCGTATGGGAATTGCTCCAACAAGAAGTGCTGCAAGACAATTGGTATCGCACAGACACATTACAGTAAATGGCGAGTTGGTAAACATTCCTTCTTACCAATTAAAGGCTGGTGATGTTGTTGCGGTTCGTGAAAAATCAAAGTCTCTTGAGGCTATCGAAAGATCACTTTCAAACTCAAGCAATGTTTTCGAATGGATTACTTGGAACAACGATACCAAGCAAGGAACCTACGTTTCTGTGCCACAAAGAATTCAGATTCCTGAAAACATAAACGAGCAATTCATCGTCGAATTATACTCTAAATAA
- the rpsK gene encoding 30S ribosomal protein S11: MAKTSTKKRKVNVEAVGEAHVTASFNNIIISLTNKNGDVISWSSAGKMGFRGSKKNTPYAAQLAAEDAAGVAQEAGLKKVKVYVKGPGNGRESAIRSIHNAGIEVTEIIDVTPLPHNGCRPPKRRRV, translated from the coding sequence ATGGCAAAAACAAGCACAAAAAAACGTAAAGTTAATGTTGAAGCTGTAGGTGAAGCTCACGTTACAGCATCGTTCAACAACATAATTATTTCACTTACCAACAAAAACGGAGATGTAATTTCTTGGTCTTCTGCTGGTAAAATGGGATTTAGAGGTTCAAAGAAAAATACACCTTACGCTGCTCAATTGGCTGCTGAAGATGCTGCAGGAGTAGCTCAAGAAGCTGGATTGAAAAAAGTAAAGGTTTATGTGAAGGGACCAGGAAATGGTAGAGAATCTGCCATCCGTTCTATCCACAATGCTGGTATCGAAGTAACCGAAATCATCGATGTTACTCCATTACCACATAACGGATGTCGTCCTCCAAAAAGACGTCGAGTATAA
- the rpsM gene encoding 30S ribosomal protein S13: MARIAGVDIPKNKRGVIALTYIYGVGKSRAQEILATAKVDESIKVQDWNDDQIAGIREAVGTYTIEGELRSETQLNIKRLMDIGCYRGIRHRAGLPLRGQRTKNNSRTRKGRRKTVANKKKATK, from the coding sequence ATGGCAAGAATTGCAGGTGTAGACATACCAAAAAACAAAAGAGGAGTTATTGCTTTAACTTATATCTACGGTGTAGGAAAGAGCAGAGCACAAGAAATTTTAGCGACTGCTAAAGTGGACGAAAGTATTAAAGTTCAAGATTGGAACGACGACCAAATTGCGGGTATTCGTGAGGCCGTTGGAACTTACACTATTGAAGGTGAATTACGTTCTGAAACTCAATTGAACATTAAGCGATTAATGGATATTGGTTGTTACAGAGGTATCCGTCACAGAGCGGGCTTACCGTTAAGAGGTCAAAGAACCAAGAACAACTCCAGAACCAGAAAAGGTAGAAGAAAAACTGTTGCTAACAAGAAAAAGGCAACTAAGTAA
- the ykgO gene encoding type B 50S ribosomal protein L36: MKVRASVKKRSADCKIVRRKGRLYVINKKNPRFKQRQG; the protein is encoded by the coding sequence ATGAAAGTAAGAGCATCAGTAAAAAAGAGAAGCGCAGATTGTAAAATTGTGCGTAGAAAAGGAAGACTTTACGTTATAAACAAAAAGAATCCTAGATTTAAACAAAGACAAGGTTAA
- the infA gene encoding translation initiation factor IF-1: MAKQAAIEQDGTIIEALSNAMFRVELENGHIVTAHISGKMRMHYIKLLPGDKVKLEMSPYDLTKARITYRY; the protein is encoded by the coding sequence ATGGCAAAACAAGCAGCAATAGAACAGGACGGAACCATTATTGAAGCATTATCAAATGCGATGTTCCGTGTTGAATTGGAAAACGGTCACATTGTGACTGCCCATATTTCTGGTAAAATGCGTATGCACTACATTAAGTTGTTACCAGGAGACAAAGTAAAATTAGAAATGAGCCCTTACGATTTAACTAAGGCTCGTATAACTTATAGATATTAA
- the secY gene encoding preprotein translocase subunit SecY — protein MKFIESIKNVWKIEELRNRIIVTLSLLLVYRFGAQVVLPGIDAAQLSGLADKTDSGLLGLLNAFTGGAFANASVFALGIMPYISASIVVQLMGIAIPYLQKLQKEGASGQKKITQITRWLTIAICLVQAPGYLASLPALGIPTSAFLLGTGPLFYFSSVTILVTGCIFAMWLGEKITDKGIGNGISLLIMVGIIATLPQAFLQNAATRLEGGGNGGLMMVLIEFVIWFVIILASIMLVMGVRKIAVQYARRTATGGYEKSAAAGSRQYIPLKLNASGVMPIIFAQAIMFVPGLIGGSAFLKETATGTWLQTNFSDIFGLVYNITFALLIIVFTYFYTAITVPTNKMADDLKRSGGFIPGIRPGSETSEYLDKIMSQITLPGSIFLALIAVFPAFIVKLMGVQQGWALFFGGTSLLIMVGVAIDTMQQINSYLLNRHYDGLMKTGKNRKAVA, from the coding sequence ATGAAATTTATAGAATCAATTAAAAATGTTTGGAAGATAGAGGAACTAAGAAACAGAATCATTGTGACTTTGAGTCTGTTGTTAGTCTATCGATTTGGTGCCCAAGTAGTATTACCAGGTATTGACGCCGCCCAATTAAGTGGCTTGGCCGATAAAACCGATAGCGGTTTACTAGGTTTGTTAAACGCCTTCACTGGTGGTGCATTCGCTAATGCTTCGGTTTTCGCACTTGGTATCATGCCTTACATTTCTGCTTCTATTGTTGTACAGTTAATGGGTATTGCCATTCCTTATTTGCAGAAATTGCAAAAGGAAGGTGCTAGTGGGCAAAAGAAAATCACTCAAATTACACGTTGGTTAACTATTGCTATCTGTTTGGTGCAGGCACCGGGCTACTTGGCTAGTTTGCCAGCTTTGGGGATTCCAACTAGTGCGTTCTTATTAGGAACAGGGCCTTTATTCTATTTCTCATCAGTTACTATTTTGGTAACAGGATGTATCTTCGCGATGTGGTTAGGTGAGAAAATTACAGATAAAGGTATCGGTAATGGTATTTCATTGTTAATTATGGTTGGTATCATTGCTACCTTGCCACAAGCATTTTTACAAAATGCAGCTACCCGATTAGAAGGTGGTGGTAACGGTGGATTAATGATGGTATTGATTGAATTCGTAATCTGGTTCGTAATCATTTTGGCTTCTATTATGTTGGTAATGGGAGTAAGAAAGATTGCCGTACAGTATGCGAGAAGAACAGCTACTGGTGGTTACGAAAAAAGTGCCGCTGCTGGTTCAAGACAATACATACCATTAAAACTGAATGCCTCTGGGGTAATGCCAATTATTTTTGCTCAAGCTATTATGTTTGTGCCTGGTTTAATTGGAGGGTCGGCTTTCTTAAAGGAAACGGCAACTGGAACTTGGTTACAGACTAACTTTTCAGATATTTTCGGATTGGTTTATAACATCACCTTTGCATTGTTGATTATTGTATTCACCTATTTCTATACGGCGATTACAGTACCGACCAATAAAATGGCCGACGACTTAAAGCGTAGCGGTGGTTTTATTCCAGGCATCCGTCCAGGTTCTGAAACTTCAGAGTATTTAGATAAAATCATGTCGCAAATCACTTTGCCAGGCTCTATATTTTTGGCATTGATTGCAGTATTCCCTGCATTTATTGTTAAACTTATGGGTGTACAGCAAGGATGGGCATTGTTCTTTGGAGGAACCTCATTATTGATTATGGTTGGTGTGGCAATAGATACCATGCAGCAAATAAACTCTTATTTGTTGAACCGCCATTATGATGGGTTGATGAAAACAGGTAAAAATAGAAAAGCAGTAGCATAA